A part of Corvus cornix cornix isolate S_Up_H32 chromosome Z, ASM73873v5, whole genome shotgun sequence genomic DNA contains:
- the PJA2 gene encoding E3 ubiquitin-protein ligase Praja-2 isoform X1, protein MGQGLGKTAWPKPAGAYQTVTSGRYGRRHSYVGFRPFLNNHDRDGPQQNEDCKQLEMEDVQKENTLSFSEGSSPLVQVSADLLDEPLSKDAGTREPVRQSASSLSSEVTASPCSVFCYGLEGNQISQDFMNPYEKSEDLAEYTSGGCNDLNAKNGIAFVNIDSYEPDSSDGEEEDAQYKCSWIREAAGLIQGRLDNILCQCEKEVEPFSDLQSRLSAFDHSIYRENCEEAGPMPLACPNNRTLKSAEDEAIPKISLSGDSYETQQIKHIVDVGIGSSLPVAGVLNISDGETEQENSPELVVRPKIRKQNTAKQLERENHLPSDDEEESDSWRRIGIADVHQCHPECPLRDGKEEMNSGLFFLSRIHSDQKNREIDLRRKAVAQEQNSVLSDSAFWNEFEDRNRHYLMSHKDEDSSDCSDGEWSASAPSYFTAMEKEQSSSDESWETVPCREEHDPEVQRSSSGVKEENIDFCFQEGEQTFLEEGEIPWLRFRDDVESSSDEENDPISEFVHLGFFLLDGNNNLEDDSSVSEDLDVEWRLLDEFGDGLGLPQAVPYMEPQLLTFMALEEHLEAVETALAQLESLTFDVEQTHPPATKETIDCLPQSIITGDYNGQEQCCTICCSEYIEGEIITELPCHHLFHKPCVTLWLQRSGTCPVCRHVLAPVHPEAAD, encoded by the exons CTTTCTCTGAAGGTTCCAGTCCATTGGTTCAAGTTTCTGCTGATTTATTAGATGAGCCTTTGTCAAAAGATGCTGGCACTAGAGAACCTGTTCGCCAAAGTGCATCAAGCCTATCTTCGGAAGTGACTGCGTCACCATGTTCTGTGTTCTGTTACGGTCTAGAAGGCAACCAAATCTCACAGGACTTTATGAATCCGTATGAAAAATCTGAGGACCTTGCAGAATACACATCTGGAGGGTGTAATGATTTGAATGCTAAAAATGGAATTGCTTTTGTAAACATTGACTCCTATGAGCCAGATAGCAGTGATGGAGAGGAAGAGGATGCTCAATACAAATGTTCTTGGATAAGAGAAGCAGCAGGTCTAATTCAGGGAAGACTAGATAACATACTTTGCCAGTGTGAAAAAGAGGTGGAGCCTTTTAGTGACTTACAGTCCCGACTGTCTGCTTTTGACCACAGCATTTATAGAGAAAATTGTGAAGAAGCAGGACCAATGCCTTTGGCATGTCCAAACAATAGGACACTTAAATCTGCTGAAGATGAAGCTATACCAAAAATTAGCCTGAGTGGTGACAGTTATGAAACACAGCAGATAAAACATATAGTGGATGTTGGAATTGGAAGCTCCCTACCAGTTGCTGGTGTATTAAACATCAGTGATGGAGAGACTGAGCAAGAAAATTCACCTGAGCTAGTAGTGAGAcctaaaattagaaaacaaaatactgcaaaacagctggagagagaaaaccaTCTCCCTAGTGATGATGAAGAGGAAAGTGATTCCTGGAGGAGAATTGGAATTGCTGATGTCCATCAATGCCATCCTGAGTGTCCCTTGAGAGATGGCAAGGAAGAGATGAATTCTGGTTTGTTCTTTCTCTCAAGAATCCACAGTGAtcaaaagaacagagaaatagACTTAAGAAGAAAGGCAGTAGCTCAAGAACAAAACAGTGTTCTAAGTGACAGTGCTTTTTGGAATGAGTTTGAAGACCGCAACAGACATTACTTAATGTCCCACAAAGATGAAGACAg CTCAGACTGCAGTGATGGAGAATGGTCTGCGTCTGCACCTTCCTATTTTACTGCTATGGAAAAAGAGCAGTCCTCAAGTGATGAAAGCTGGGAGACTGTCCCATGCAGGGAGGAGCATGACCCTGaggtgcagaggagcagcagtggtgtGAAAGAGGAGAACATAGACTTCTGTTTCCAAGAAGG gGAGCAGACATTTTTGGAGGAAGGTGAAATTCCTTGGTTACGATTCCGAGACGACGTAGAAAGTAGCAGTGATGAGGAAAATGATCCAATTAGTGAATTTGTGCATCTTGGATTCTTCTTGTTGGATGGAAATAACAACCTTGAGGATGACTCCAGTGTGAGTGAAGACCTGGATGTGGAGTGGAG ACTACTTGATGAATTTGGTGATGGCCTAGGACTTCCTCAAGCTGTTCCTTACATGGAACCTCAACTTCTCACATTTATGGCACTAGAGGAACATTTAGAAGCTGTGGAg ACTGCTCTGGCACAGTTGGAGTCTCTTACATTTGATGTTGAACAGACTCATCCACCAGCTACGAAAGAAACCATAGATTGTTTGCCACAGAGTATCATCACAGGTGACTACAATG GTCAAGAGCAGTGTTGTACTATCTGTTGCAGTGAATATATAGAAGGTGAAATCATAACTGAGCTACCCTGTCATCATTTGTTTCACAAACCTTGTGTAACTCTTTGGTTACAGAGA tCGGGAACATGCCCTGTTTGTCGTCATGTGCTTGCACCTGTACATCCCGAAGCAGCTGATTGA
- the PJA2 gene encoding E3 ubiquitin-protein ligase Praja-2 isoform X2, whose protein sequence is MGQGLGKTAWPKPAGAYQTVTSGRYGRRHSYVGFRPFLNNHDRDGPQQNEDCKQLEMEDVQKENTLSFSEGSSPLVQVSADLLDEPLSKDAGTREPVRQSASSLSSEVTASPCSVFCYGLEGNQISQDFMNPYEKSEDLAEYTSGGCNDLNAKNGIAFVNIDSYEPDSSDGEEEDAQYKCSWIREAAGLIQGRLDNILCQCEKEVEPFSDLQSRLSAFDHSIYRENCEEAGPMPLACPNNRTLKSAEDEAIPKISLSGDSYETQQIKHIVDVGIGSSLPVAGVLNISDGETEQENSPELVVRPKIRKQNTAKQLERENHLPSDDEEESDSWRRIGIADVHQCHPECPLRDGKEEMNSGLFFLSRIHSDQKNREIDLRRKAVAQEQNSVLSDSAFWNEFEDRNRHYLMSHKDEDSSDCSDGEWSASAPSYFTAMEKEQSSSDESWETVPCREEHDPEVQRSSSGVKEENIDFCFQEGEQTFLEEGEIPWLRFRDDVESSSDEENDPISEFVHLGFFLLDGNNNLEDDSSVSEDLDVEWRLLDEFGDGLGLPQAVPYMEPQLLTFMALEEHLEAVETALAQLESLTFDVEQTHPPATKETIDCLPQSIITGQEQCCTICCSEYIEGEIITELPCHHLFHKPCVTLWLQRSGTCPVCRHVLAPVHPEAAD, encoded by the exons CTTTCTCTGAAGGTTCCAGTCCATTGGTTCAAGTTTCTGCTGATTTATTAGATGAGCCTTTGTCAAAAGATGCTGGCACTAGAGAACCTGTTCGCCAAAGTGCATCAAGCCTATCTTCGGAAGTGACTGCGTCACCATGTTCTGTGTTCTGTTACGGTCTAGAAGGCAACCAAATCTCACAGGACTTTATGAATCCGTATGAAAAATCTGAGGACCTTGCAGAATACACATCTGGAGGGTGTAATGATTTGAATGCTAAAAATGGAATTGCTTTTGTAAACATTGACTCCTATGAGCCAGATAGCAGTGATGGAGAGGAAGAGGATGCTCAATACAAATGTTCTTGGATAAGAGAAGCAGCAGGTCTAATTCAGGGAAGACTAGATAACATACTTTGCCAGTGTGAAAAAGAGGTGGAGCCTTTTAGTGACTTACAGTCCCGACTGTCTGCTTTTGACCACAGCATTTATAGAGAAAATTGTGAAGAAGCAGGACCAATGCCTTTGGCATGTCCAAACAATAGGACACTTAAATCTGCTGAAGATGAAGCTATACCAAAAATTAGCCTGAGTGGTGACAGTTATGAAACACAGCAGATAAAACATATAGTGGATGTTGGAATTGGAAGCTCCCTACCAGTTGCTGGTGTATTAAACATCAGTGATGGAGAGACTGAGCAAGAAAATTCACCTGAGCTAGTAGTGAGAcctaaaattagaaaacaaaatactgcaaaacagctggagagagaaaaccaTCTCCCTAGTGATGATGAAGAGGAAAGTGATTCCTGGAGGAGAATTGGAATTGCTGATGTCCATCAATGCCATCCTGAGTGTCCCTTGAGAGATGGCAAGGAAGAGATGAATTCTGGTTTGTTCTTTCTCTCAAGAATCCACAGTGAtcaaaagaacagagaaatagACTTAAGAAGAAAGGCAGTAGCTCAAGAACAAAACAGTGTTCTAAGTGACAGTGCTTTTTGGAATGAGTTTGAAGACCGCAACAGACATTACTTAATGTCCCACAAAGATGAAGACAg CTCAGACTGCAGTGATGGAGAATGGTCTGCGTCTGCACCTTCCTATTTTACTGCTATGGAAAAAGAGCAGTCCTCAAGTGATGAAAGCTGGGAGACTGTCCCATGCAGGGAGGAGCATGACCCTGaggtgcagaggagcagcagtggtgtGAAAGAGGAGAACATAGACTTCTGTTTCCAAGAAGG gGAGCAGACATTTTTGGAGGAAGGTGAAATTCCTTGGTTACGATTCCGAGACGACGTAGAAAGTAGCAGTGATGAGGAAAATGATCCAATTAGTGAATTTGTGCATCTTGGATTCTTCTTGTTGGATGGAAATAACAACCTTGAGGATGACTCCAGTGTGAGTGAAGACCTGGATGTGGAGTGGAG ACTACTTGATGAATTTGGTGATGGCCTAGGACTTCCTCAAGCTGTTCCTTACATGGAACCTCAACTTCTCACATTTATGGCACTAGAGGAACATTTAGAAGCTGTGGAg ACTGCTCTGGCACAGTTGGAGTCTCTTACATTTGATGTTGAACAGACTCATCCACCAGCTACGAAAGAAACCATAGATTGTTTGCCACAGAGTATCATCACAG GTCAAGAGCAGTGTTGTACTATCTGTTGCAGTGAATATATAGAAGGTGAAATCATAACTGAGCTACCCTGTCATCATTTGTTTCACAAACCTTGTGTAACTCTTTGGTTACAGAGA tCGGGAACATGCCCTGTTTGTCGTCATGTGCTTGCACCTGTACATCCCGAAGCAGCTGATTGA